agaaatacctGACTGGGCTTCTTCTTGCAGTGGTGACCTTAGTGTAGTACACGTGTTCTTCCACTAAACTCTATTTTAAACTAAGCAAATGTAACACAAATCCCTCAGTAGAAAGCATTGCCATTACAGCTGGGGCTTCTCGTTGGACTGAAGTTTTAACCTGGAAGATGTGTACTGactgcactgaaataaatagaGGAAGCCAACTTGACGTGGTGTTACTGTGCTAGAATGAACTTCCTTGTGGTTCCTTCTACTGTGCTAGAATGAACTTCCTACTGGTTTTACAGACAACTACAAAAAGATAGCTCTTACTGACTTGCCTGCTCTGTTCAGTGCTCAACACTGCAATGAGTAGTGGTAACGAGGGATTTTTGGCACCTGACATATATGGTTAAGTCAATGTTAATGTGCTGGCCTCGGCGCTTGCATCTGCTGGAAGTCTGAAGACTGTTGTAACTTGCTATCTCCAAGGATAAACGAAGAGACTGTTATAAAAGGGTATGAGGCATCGAATTGATCCTTGAAAACTTCAATAGTGGCTCTTGCattgttcttgttttgcagACAAGACTAGAGAATGACTCAGAGGGAACATACTTTATTACCAGCCTGACTCATGTGGTGAACTCGCCAATAAAACTCCTCCCCACCCTGAAACTGGTCTTGACTGAGAAGTGAGGAGTTGAGAGAAGCAAAAGGCTCATGACTGGTGTGATGCAGTACATAACGCAAGTACAACGTGCATCTCCCTTGAGACAGAAGTGTGACAGGATGTGCTGATTTGGACcaccctcagcagcagctggttgTCATGGCTTCCTTTGATGCAAGTGAAGCTTCCtttgaagagaaggaagggggtGACTTTTCTAGCCACAGCTCAGGGGGAAGATTTTGGTTCCTTCAGGCTTATCTCTGGACCTCCCGAAATACCTTGTTCTGGTCAGATCAGAGGCTGTTGAGTTTTCCGTGTCTTCCAGTGTTGCCTAGTGGGCAGCTTCAGTGAAGTGACACTGCTGTGACTCATGCACAACCCCTTCACAGCTTGATCTTGCAATTCCTGCCCTTGTGGTTCCCCTGGGGAAAGAACTGAAGTCCTCTGCTATGCTACTTTAATTCCTTCAGAGAAGAAGGAATAACTGCTCCACCTGGCAGATGAACTGAGGCTATCTGGTACTTAGGTAAGACGGGGCTGAAGATTGCTGCCCTAATTCACAGGACCACTGCCTGTATGTTGCAGACAGCTTTCCCACATACTTCTCTCCTTACAAATCACAAATGGGTCATAGTCATTATCCTCTGGCAAAGAGATTCAATCGCTACAGCAAAAATTCAGCTACTTCCACCTTTGCGCTACCTTTGAACTCTGAGCTTGCTGGAGGATATTGTCTTTTAGTTTCTTAGTCAAAAACTAACTTTACTtgtgaaagtattttattgCCTCAAAATATTCATGTACAACACCAACCTTACAACCTCTTACAACCTTATTATGAGCACTAAGTTTGTGATTAAATTACAACCTCTTAATTATATCATGGTAGTCAAAACGCTGGTGAGAGTGATGTCCCCGTTAATGCACAGTTGGGTGATCTCATTCAACCTCTTCTCACGGAAGTTGTACTGCAGCAAGTGAGCGTCATTGACTGCTACCTTGAAGTGATCCACCTCGCAGAGAATCTggagctgaaataaaaaatgccaagtcagcaacaaaaataatcatcaGACTTGATCTAGAAAAAAGTTGTAAGCCCTAATCCTTAGCGAGTTAGCACTGACTGAGGGCTGCTACCAGCTGAGTCCAGTCTGGTGACACACATTGCTAAAACACCACTGACCTTTGCCTTCCTAAAGCCCTGCCGTACTCTTCCTCCTTGGTGTTTTAGCTCATGGTGTCTGTCTTATGACTATGACGGTGTTTTCAAGTAGCAGTATCCTACATTTCATGCGGTGAGAGCTGAGTTCACCCATTTTGCAGGAGAAACAGCTTGTGAAGAGAGTTTGGCTGCTATAAGGAAGGATGCCTTACAGAAACCTGCCTCATTGCTGCAAAATGGCAGCGTAAATAGGGAGGATGTCGTAATAAATAGGAATGACAGACTGGGGGAAGTTATACCATGGGCACCTGGACCAGCAGGAAGGGGTAAGAAATGTAGGAACGGTGCCATGAGATCTGCTGCCCTGTGCAGCTGGAGAAGCACTGAGAAGCACTGCTCACACCGCCAGTTTACTCGTAAGCAGCAGCCTCTAGGACCCTGATTTCTTGTGCAAAAACATCAAGGACTTTACGGGGAGTCTCGTTACACAGTCCTGATAAAAGCCTCCCAGCACGTAATGTGGGTGCTGTTGCACATTaagactgaatatttttttttcgtTACCTTGAAGGGCATTCCAGGCTCAAAGGGAAATCTAGGAGCTGATCTATCCTCCTTTCCCCAGTTATTCTGGAACTTTGAATTACAGACGATGACTCTTCTGTTATCTTCCTTGAAACGGGGATTAAAGTGGAAGGCAACATCTTGCCCCCTCTTGAAATCCAGTGAAAATCTGCAAAGGCAGTAATGGATTAGCTGCTTTTCTACAAAAGCCCTGAGCTCTGTTACAGGGCTtgccaaaagcagcagcaagcgagcgcaaaaaaaaaaacaaccagcagcCCCCATTAGGCAATGAGAGGGCGTTTCTGACATCTTTAACACAATTATTTTGTGTAATGTTTGATTTTACACACTGCAGGTGTTCATTCAGGAACAGAAAGTGaattccagccccctgctccaTCCTGCAGCACCCTAACCCTGCGGAACCCCCACACCCAGCGCATCTCCCCAGGGTGCTGGACGCCCCCCGTACCTGTCGGGGTTTGGGTTCACTGTCCCCGTGATGGTTATGAGCAGCCGAGGCATGAGgcctgcaggcaggggcagctcGAAGGGGATTTTCTGGGAGAGAACAGGGACTCGGTGTTAGCAGAGCAGCACATCAACAAGCAACAGAACATTTACgcccaggcaggggctgggttTTGGCGTGACAACACACCAGGACAGCCCAGTGGCACTGTGACTGCGCGTGCAGCCTCCCAGAGCCACCCTCCTGGGGACGCACAGCCCATTGTCCCTCCTGTGGCCATGCAAAATCAGGCAGAGGACAGAGAAACCCTTAAGCTATGATGGAGCTGTTACCATTGGAGGAGCCATCCCTGGTCCCGCCGGTGCTCCCGGATACGGTCCCATTCCTGGTGCTCCTATGGGATTCAGCCCCGGTGCTCCAGGATACGATCTTGGCGCTCCAGGATTTGGCCCTGGTGCTCCAGGGTACGATCCTGGCGCTCCAGGATATGGCCCCAGTGCTCCAGGATACGACCCTGGCGCTCCAGGATATGGCCCTGGCGCTCCAGGATACGGCCCTGGAGCTCCAGGATACGGCCCCGGCGCCGCTGGTGACCCGGGGTAGGTGCCCGGTGCTCCGGGGTACGGCGGGAAGGCCCCAGGCGCCGGCTGGGTCCCCCAGGCAGGGGAGGGCCAGCCTTGGGGCGCGGGGGCGCTGGGGTTGGGGTTGTTGCAGGTGGACAAGGCGTCGGCgagctggggacagaggggaaaggaagaggaggagggtgaGGTGGGGCAGCCAGTGTCAGGTGGAGCCCCACCCAGGTGCCAATCCCACCAAAAGCCCCCCCTTTCGTGCAATGGAACACCACCATGCCCCACAGTTTTAAAAGACACCGATACTTACGGAGAAGCCGTCTGACATGTTCCTAAAACGAAAAAACAAAGGACATTTAGGTCATTTTTTTGACATATACAGCCTGAAAAATAGAGGTTTGGGAGGCTTCCAGTACTGGAAGTGCAGCCCCCTGCGTACCTGCCAGGCAGAGCAGACAGCTCCGGCACCTCAGCACGAAATCTGGTCTAGGACCTGCGGGAGAAATGAGGGTCACCAAATGAGGGTCACCACCAAACAAGGGCCACCACCCAAGGAGGGTCACCACCCTGCACGGCAGCACTCGGGCACAAACGGGGCCGGGTCCAGGCAGGAAACCCCTTGGTGCCCCCGAGCTGTGGACGGAGGGCTGGAAGCAGCACGTCCCTGCCCAGGCCACGTGGACGCTGCCTGGTTTGCTCTCCCGAACGAGGAGCTCATCGCTTCCTGGGGAAAGGGATGTCCCCACTGCGGTGGGGGTGCCCGGGCACCATTACATGGCAAAAACACATGTGGGAGCCACGGCTTTAAGCCCCTCGGCAGCCCCAGGAGCCGCGCTGGGAGTGGCGATAGTGGCACAATGTGCACCACCTCCGTCCCGAGTTACGGCCGGGGCGGTCGGGTCTGCGCTGGGCTAAGGGGTGCCAACAGCTCAAAGCAAATCCAAACGACAAACAAACAGCTCAAACCAAACCCAAGTGACAACCAAAGCAAACAGCTCAAACCAACCCAAACCCAGCCCTAACGCCCTCcggccaccagcagcagtcGATGTCAGTGCAGCACCATCATCAACGCTGATGGCAACAACGCTGCCGGTGTCAGTCAGAGGTGGGGAGCCCAGCCCGGGGTCCTGCTGTGACTCTGCCCGGGGGGCTCTCGGCTCCTTCCAGCCTCTCCCCAGATTTCACTCTCTGCCCACGGGGAAGCGCCGCGCTCGTCGCAAACCACAGAAGCACCACACCCGCCGAGCACCACATGTAACcgagagcagagctctgcatgtGACCGAGAAAAACGTGCCAGATCTGCTGCATTCACAGATCTGGATGATTTATTCTGGACTCAAAACACTtcataacatgaaaaaaaaaataaagcgtGGGGAGCTGCTCTTTCTGCCTCCAGCAGAAGCCCTCTGCTGCCAGACCTTCGCTGCCCCCGGCTGTTCCCTGCACCCGCAGCCCTTTGCTGAGGTGACAGAGGCAGGGGGGACACGGGGTGCTGGCTGGGCACAGGATCAGCCCTGGCTCCTGACACACGGAGCCTCTTGCCCAAGAGCAAGGTGCCCCCTCACAACACTGCCCTCTCCAAAGGCAGTTGAGGGAGCGGAGCGATTTGCTGGGGCGAGCAACGCGGTGCCAGCACCCACGCGGGTCACGGGAGCGGTTTTGCCCTGCGCCGGCCGCAGCAGGCATTACTCACGTCCCCGTGGCGTGATGCTGGAGAGGATTTCAACATAGGGAAAACACCCAGAGAAGTCCCTGGGGGAACAGAGCGGGGAACGGCAGCCACAGAAGcggcaggagcccagcctgcagccGGCCTGGGATGGAGAGAGGAGGGCAGGTCCCGCAGGGGGCTCGCCTCCCCCCCTGAGCATCCCACTGTCCCCACGTCACCCAGGGGGATGAACACGCTGGTGGCAACGCCAGGCCAGCCAGTAAAAGCCCCTTTACAAGTTTTTTGAGTTCTGAGTTCACAGCTGCAGCGGCTCAGAGCTGAGTTCCTCCCGTCAAAGAGCGCATTCataaaggaagagggaaaaataaaaaaaaaaaaaaggagaggcagaaacagaggttaaaaaggaaaattccaaACTGAAAGCAGAGGAGCGACACTCTCTTTGGAAGAAACGTTCAGTTGCACAACGGTCAGAGCAGACCTGGCTTTAGGAACACCAGCAGAGCACAAGCTCTGATGGACAACAGCGAACCCTTCCCCTGCAAAACACCCCAAACCCGGAGACTGCATGACTTCTGGGCCAGCCTTGCAGGCGACATCCAGAAGCAGATGTTTGCGCTGCCCGTATCTCGCAGCTTTTATTTGCCgtctgctttttttcagcctgtGGGCTTCCTGTTTTCCGGGGTGAAGGCTCTGCCATCGGCTCTGCCCAGCGCAAGAAGAAAACCCTCACAGGTGTCCGGGCAGAGCCCCGCGGGCGCTCCCCATCTCGAGGGGAGCTGAAGCGCTCCTGTCTGCGcccacagccccttccctgcctctccaGCCTCCCAAGGCCTCACTGTTCACCCACCTCCAAGCctctggggctggagcagagccacACCAGTCGCTCTTACAGCTCCGTAACATCCGTCCCTACAAAATTATTCCTGGCAGCGGGGACTTTCCATCTGCTCCGACACGGGGGCTCTCCGCGAGGGCCCCCAGCCGCTGCCTCCTTTCGAGGCTCAGCCTTCAGCCACGCATCGCCTTGGGCCTTGGCGTTGGGAAGCCATTTGGGAACTggcttaatttctttttttttttttttttgggggtgggggttgaGGGGGCTGAAGGGGAAGCGACAGCCAGGAAGGGACGAAGCCACGGCCCCCCCTCTTCCCTGCGGGACGGGAGGCCTCAGCGCCCCGCAGCCTCCGCAGCCCCCTTACCTGTCAGCAGCGGGACCGGCcgctgtctgtctgtctgtttgtCCTTCTGTGTGTCCGTGtatccgtccgtccgtccgtccttcctgcctgcccagcccttccctgcccgTCCCAGCCCCAGTCCCGGCCCCGCTCGAggcggggcggcagcggggagcccggccccggggcggcctCGTTTCCCCGGCCCGTTGAGGAAGTGCAGGGAGCTTCCAAAAAGCCTCCCTGCTGGGCTTGTGGGCGTGGGGCTCGGCCTCCAGCCCCGGTGTTTCCTCGAGTTTTTAACCCCTCTGTCTGGTTTTAACCCCCTGGCTCTCTCAGGAGGCCACAGTGGGGTGGCGAGGCGCCAGGGCCTCCGGTGTGAGGCTGGCCTTGATGGCATGAGGCTGGCCACCAGCAACACCAGCTTGTGCAAGGCACTCGTGAAGAACCAAATCCATGTGCAAGCACCTCACTGCTGCCCCTGCCACCCTCAAGACCCCTCGGTGCCCCAACACCGTCCGGCTGTGCGCCCTCGCAGTGGCCGAACGTGAAGCCAGAGGCCTCAGCTTTGCCCCAAGAAGGCCAGGGAAAGGGCGCTGCCAGCAGCAACCACAATTTCCCCACAcgcaatatttttttctgcaggctAAGGCTGACACATCTTCCATTCGCTCAGACTGGTTTTGTGGTAACACAAAGAAATGTTGGGATTCTGCTCTGCTGTAGGGTGCTGTTGGTGCCATCAGAGACCTAGAAATAACTCTGTAAGGCAGCAGCTAAACTAAACAGCTTAGCTAATGCTGCTGCTGACGCTAAAAAACAAGACAATAATCTGTTGagtttgatttttaatgaattttaatatcACTCTCTGCAGTTCATCTCTGCTTATCCAAACTACTGGGCTCTGAAAGACAGCAGCCTCCTCGCTCCTCTAGggccctcctctctcctctgggATCCTTCTCACTACTCTGGGgtcctcctctctcctcccagaTCCCAAAACCCCAGATTTTAGCATCCTTCAGCTCCAAATAATGCTCATAACGGGGATTCAGACCAAGGTTGCATGTGCACAAATGGGCTGATgagagctgcccagggagggcACCATAGGGGCGCACAAGGGGAGCGCCGGCGTTTACCTGTCACAGCACCCAAAGCTCGCCGCAGTGAACACACACTTGGTATCTTTGGGGATGTTTTCGGGCAAAGGCACCTTGAGAGGATTTAAACCAGTGAAGGATCCCTGCTACGCTACAGGAATATCCACAGCTGAGATATCCCACAGGTGAGAGGAGATTGGGGCTTTCCACAACAGTACCTCATCTCCTCACACAAGCATCTGACCGAAACCCAGCCTGCCTGAGCACACCATAATCGAGTGCTGCAGACCTTCAGAGCCAGCTCTGTCAGGAGGTTATGGTGACGTGCACAGAGAGTTTTTAGGCAGGTACCAGTGATTTTTGTCTTCCCTGATAAGGTTGTATTATTAACCAGTTACTTTGCcgtttttttccctttttctgctaAGATTTCCCCCAACTTCTTTGGCAAGAGATATTGTCATGAAAAAcccattttgctgttttcaggatTTTGCTCCAAAGCTCCAAACATTTACAAAAGAGGCTTGCCTGTTTTTCCAAGTTCCACTGCATAAGCTTTACAGCTTCCAGTTATGCAACACAGCATTACAAAAACGTTTAACCAGATATGAAAACAAGAATCAAAATCCGAGCTTTGGTTCATTTCTTTACTTCTCTAAACCAGGGAACGCAGAGGAGAATGAGTGAACATCCCTGCAGCGTGGATGGGCTGGGCTCGGAAAGCCCTTTGCACGCAGATATATTAAATGCCTGCACTTTGCTTCGCCCTGCTTCACCTGCGTCATCATCCTGCTATGTGCACCATCAGACACGTAGGTGTGGCGACTGTCAATTTAAAGTTTTgtctctcagaaaaaaaaaaaaaagagtatctGGTTTTATCACCACAGACAGAAGCAAATGGCAGCGCAGGAACGTGGCAGCTCTGTCATATGTAAGTCACCGATCACATCACGCCCTTGCAGCGCTCGAATGTGTTGTGATGTACTGCCTTGCCACCCAGATCTGGCTGCTTTTCCAACATGGATGAAAGCATCATTCGTTTCTCAGAAACAGGCATATATCCTCTCAAGTATCCTGCTTGCTTTAGAGACTCAGTGTAACACGCAAGCTCGCTGCATACAGTGTGACATCAAAAGCCCGATTTGGCAGAGCAGCCTGTTGACAGACAACAAAAAGCCCAAGGAATAGAGATGGAGGACTCAGGCAGACGGCTCGACCGGTCAGATCATGCCATTTCTTAGCGATATGCCCTCTGACTTGCCCTTCACTGAGGCCAAAAACATTCCCTAAATGCGATTTGCTTTCCCCAGTTTAAAATGCCCAGCATTTATCTGATAGCAAGCAAGTGCCAAGGTGTATTTTATGGCAACCCAGAAGTAAGGCTAGAAGTAAGCTAATGAGCTAAATTCCACCAAGTGCTTAGGTTCAGTCCAGCACTTGAACTAACTCACCCCACCTCTCCTCACTCCGGCTTCCTGGAGCAGGAAAACTCAGCAGGAATAAAGGGTAATGCAGAGGGCGTTGTAAAACAGAGGTTCCTCATTTGCATGCACCTGGGGAGCACCCTAGTAGCCTTTATGCTGATTTATATCAAGAGTTAATGCCTTCTGCATCTGcgtgctgctttcttctgttcttgtgGATGCAGAGTCCCCAGAGGGGACAGACCCAACCTCAGGGCGAGATCTGGCTGCGTGAGGATACATAACTTTAAACCAGTAGACTGCTTACTGGCAACGAAGTCAGAAAGCTGTGCATCTCTTGTACTCTTTATAGGCCTGCTTGCCTTTTAGCTAGCCATACAGCCAGCCATAGGATCAGAGAACcatccaggttggaaaagaccttcaagatcaccaagcCCAGCCATCAACCTGACCCACCGAGTCCCAGCACTAAGCCCTGTCCCTCAGTGCCACGTCCCCACGtgtcttaaatacctccagggatggggactccaccacctccctgggcagcctgttctggtgcttcaccaccctctccatgaagaaattctccCTGATGTCCAgtctaaacctcctctggcacaacttgaggctgCTTTCTCACATCCcatcacctgagaaaagagaccgaCACCCCCCTCAacacagcctcctttcaggtagctgtagagagtgaggaggcctcccctcagcctccttttctcgattaataaataacaaataaattacagatttaCAGCTGTCAAGTGAGAGACAACCATGAGGTGTCGAGGATAGAAACTAGGCCGGAGGGGCCACAGGCTCTTTCCTAATGCACACTAAAGGGCTTAGACCTAGACAGCTGCTGACAGGGGCACCGACCCCGATGAAACTTCCAGCACAACCCGTCTGCGTGCTCAAGAGCCCATCTCAGCAGGTCCCAACCCCGGGGTGACACGGCCGCCAGGACGCAGTGTGTGACCGGTGTCCTGCTGGCTGGGGTCCAGCCCCACACGGCTCCTGGCACCAAAACCTGGGCTTCTGGAGCTCAGCTGCACGGCTGGAAGTCTCTAGATGTTATCTGCATAAAGCATTCAGCTCCTACTTCAGAAAAACCTGCATTTCCAGCCCGTAGTGTAGCAGGGAAAATATTGGAGGTAGATTCAGTGAGTGTATCTAGAGGGTAAGGAACTAAATGGCACCAGAGCTCAGCCCCCTTCAAGGAGCAGCACAAATGTGCCACCACGACCACACGATTTGATCACTCACAGGACTTCTGTGGCCTGGCTTGCGTGTGGGGTTGCAGCAACACTACGTGCAATATTTGGGCTGCAGATCTACCACTGAGGCTGCGCAAGACCAAGCGGCCCCATTCGGGCACAACgtcttcttcctccccacacAACCTCCCTGGCCAGGGACGGGAAGCATGGTAATGTCGGCTCCTGTCTCAGGTACAGGACCAAGGTTCTGAGTGCCACAAATGCCTCCCAGGAGCCCGGTGCTGCACCTCCCCGAGATGCCACTTTGGTTTCATCCCTGCGTGCCAGTCAATCTCCACCTCCGAATCTCCACCTCTCCCAGCAATAAACGAGGTCATCACAGCTGAAGCACCGACGGCCTCACCTCCGTGCCTGCCAGACTTGTGCAATATCCTCCCCGCACTTCTGAGCTCAGCAGGGAATCGAAGGGCCCCACTCCTTCCCCAAGGGTGCGTTAGAAACCCCTCCGTATGCACCCCCTTTTTGGGGCAGGGTGTGTGTGGCTCATTCAAGAGCTCAACGTGCTGAATTGCTCAACCCCCACCAAGCATCACCTTGCTCTAACTCTAGGGAAAACCTCAGTGCAGAAGAACCTTGAGAACCCGAACCTGACAatggagaaagcagaaggagcagaTGAGGCTGTCGACGTCAGCAGCACCGTCTGTGCTGAGCACTTGTCTCCTTCGGGCACTTGTCTTCTACTGCTGCTGCTTAGCAGAAGAAGGGGACGTTGGTTTTACCAAgcagaagtttttaaaagaataaggTCATTCGAGAAAGGACAGGAAGGTCTAGAGCCTTCTTCTTGCTGCCCTGGTGAAGAGGATTTTAAACTAAGTTTGAAATAGGACGAAGGCAAAAGCTCCAAGGGTGCACTTAAAGGGTGCTGGGCAAAGAGCTGGTGTCCACAGGCTCTGTGCAAAAGGGCAGGAGGTTTGGGAGAACAAGGATGTCAGCCGCCCTCcctcaaacaaaaaataaaagtaatagaGGAACGCCAGCACGGGAGTAATTACAGTAACCCGAGCCATTAGTTCATAACAAAAATTTGGGCTTTATTAGCAGCTAATTAGCACTCAGGGCTTGGGCTTAATGAGCACTGCTTAATGAGAGCATCCAAGAACTCTTGCAAGGCACAAGCAGAGAGCCTTCACCATGAGCTTCGGGCCAGGGTTTGGTGGGACAAGCCGACCGACTCCAGGCGGGTGTAAGGGAATTTTGGCACAGCGACAGCCGGAATGGCAGCTTCGTCTCCTACCTCCAGCCAAGGCCAGGCGATGCTGCACGGGTCAGGAGTCTCCTGAGCAGATGGGAATAGCAGGATCGCCCACGGAGAGCAAGACATCAAAAGCATGACTAGGATGTTATGGAAGGGGCAACTTTCATATGGTGACGTGTGGCTGTAGTGGAGAAAAACCCCCGCTACCTTCCCTTCCTGCCTAAACAGCCCTTCAGTGAGTACACCATTAATTAATCATTGTGCACCTGAGAGGACACACGAGAAGCACACGACGACCTAGGTGATTAGCTCCATAATTAATTAGACGGTTGGGGGTGACATCCCGTTATACTTTTCCAGTTTAAATGTTAGTCCTTCGCTTGGAGCATGGCCTTGCAGAGGGCTAGCACCAACCTCGCATGTGTGAGCACATCTGGGCTCACTGTTCTTGTCCTGTAGCTTTTATTCTCATAGCTTATCCTTTTATTCTCTAGAGCACAAAGCAAACCTCCTGCCTTTGTGGCTGCCTTCCCCTAGAAAACAAGAGCACAGGCACAAAAGGGTGGCTCATACGTCTCCCCCTGCCCTAACAATGCCAGGAGGATGGCAATTCCTCCCCCAGAGAGCTTCGTGCAGCTTCTGACATTGATGCTGTAAGTGAGCAAAAGCATGCCATGGTTTGGAGCTTTTATGCTACTGAAGATGAATAAAGGAGGAGCTCTTTGTGCTTGACGTGCCAACGCCAGTAACTCGTGGTGTCAATCTGAGTACCAAGTTGCTTTCCAAGCATTAAATGAGTCCTGTAGCAATTTATGTCAATAGAGATCCACAGAAGTCATCAACCACTCCCCGGCTTTGAACTTCACAGTAACTCCTCCTGGGCAGTGTTATAAATTACTCTCAGTTGGAAGAATTTGAATTAAGTCAATCAATTTATCGAGTAAGCGATCAGCAAGCAAAACAGCGCTGGGCGGCCGGGGGGAACTCGTGCTCCTCCAAGCAGCGCGCAACTTCCACCCCCCTTGCAGTCCCTTTTTATCATTCAGTTCTTCGGCGTTCCGCTGCCTCAGTTGTTGCTACGGGGTCCTCCTGTCCCAGTCACTTCTGTCCCTCTGGTGGTCGCACGGATGAAGACAGccatccttctctctcttccttattCGGTTATATCAGTCCTTGAGACAGGGGAGTACGTTACCGATTTAGCAACCTATTATTTACACAATGTTCTCTCCGCCATGCACCTGAGATATCCTGTCTCTGGGAGATGTCTCAGCATTCCAGCCACTGTTTGAATAACTCCCTTCGTTCCTTTAATGtagcaaaataatgaacaaacattCTTGCCGTCTATCACAGGCAGCACACTGGCCTCTGAAGGAAGGTTCTTTGTCCTAACAATGCGAGTAACCAGATGAGAAATCCCCACAGTGATCCCAAATGCCTATTCAGATGTTCACAGGAGAAAGCCCTCCCCCTGGCTTGC
This Cygnus atratus isolate AKBS03 ecotype Queensland, Australia chromosome 5, CAtr_DNAZoo_HiC_assembly, whole genome shotgun sequence DNA region includes the following protein-coding sequences:
- the LGALS3 gene encoding galectin-3, with translation MSDGFSLADALSTCNNPNPSAPAPQGWPSPAWGTQPAPGAFPPYPGAPGTYPGSPAAPGPYPGAPGPYPGAPGPYPGAPGSYPGALGPYPGAPGSYPGAPGPNPGAPRSYPGAPGLNPIGAPGMGPYPGAPAGPGMAPPMKIPFELPLPAGLMPRLLITITGTVNPNPDRFSLDFKRGQDVAFHFNPRFKEDNRRVIVCNSKFQNNWGKEDRSAPRFPFEPGMPFKLQILCEVDHFKVAVNDAHLLQYNFREKRLNEITQLCINGDITLTSVLTTMI